A genomic window from Winogradskyella sp. J14-2 includes:
- a CDS encoding mechanosensitive ion channel family protein yields the protein MKEQFNTAFGNLISKLQGWFNTIIEYIPNFILAILVMVASYFAAKYISKLVSKLVSKKVNQKSITAAISRVTAVVVVMLGLFISLGVMNLGKALTSLLAGAGVVGLAIGLALQGTLANTFAGLILSFRKKIQIGNWVETTGFSGEVIDINLKDFTLKEADNNIVVIPNKTILENPLKNYSLTTRMRVFLECGVGYESNLEKVEQLTKEVISNTFDQVEKPEDVEFYYTEFGDSSINYLCRFWIDAESMLEKLRAKTKAIIEIKKVYDKEGINIPFPIRTLQFDNKLSVKSPDLQEAFSNN from the coding sequence GTAATCTTATTTCTAAACTACAAGGCTGGTTTAACACAATAATAGAATATATACCCAATTTTATATTAGCCATTTTGGTTATGGTAGCTTCTTATTTTGCTGCCAAGTATATTAGTAAGCTAGTTAGTAAACTAGTGTCTAAAAAGGTTAATCAAAAGTCTATTACTGCTGCCATTAGTAGAGTAACGGCCGTTGTAGTAGTTATGCTCGGTTTATTTATATCACTTGGTGTAATGAATCTGGGAAAAGCCTTAACTTCATTGCTGGCAGGTGCCGGAGTGGTAGGTTTAGCTATAGGTCTGGCCTTGCAAGGAACACTGGCTAATACTTTTGCTGGCTTAATATTATCGTTTCGAAAAAAAATCCAAATCGGTAATTGGGTAGAAACAACAGGTTTTTCGGGTGAAGTCATAGATATTAATCTTAAAGATTTTACACTAAAGGAAGCCGACAATAATATTGTTGTAATCCCTAATAAAACAATCTTAGAAAATCCACTAAAGAATTATTCCCTTACCACAAGAATGCGCGTCTTTTTAGAGTGCGGAGTAGGATACGAATCTAATTTAGAAAAGGTAGAACAACTTACTAAAGAGGTTATTTCTAATACATTCGATCAGGTAGAAAAACCAGAGGATGTTGAATTTTATTACACAGAATTTGGAGATAGTTCTATAAATTATTTGTGTAGATTTTGGATTGATGCAGAAAGTATGCTCGAAAAATTGAGAGCTAAAACTAAAGCTATTATAGAGATTAAAAAGGTTTACGATAAAGAAGGTATTAATATCCCATTCCCAATCAGAACACTACAATTTGATAATAAACTAAGTGTAAAGTCACCCGACTTACAAGAAGCGTTCTCAAATAATTAA
- a CDS encoding DUF1328 family protein, which translates to MLRWTITFIIIAIIAGILGFGGIAGGAATIAKICFFLFLILFVISLFRGSAKKS; encoded by the coding sequence ATGTTACGTTGGACAATCACATTTATCATTATTGCAATAATCGCAGGAATCTTAGGATTTGGTGGTATAGCAGGAGGAGCAGCCACAATTGCAAAAATATGTTTCTTCCTATTTTTAATACTTTTTGTCATTTCTTTATTTAGAGGATCTGCAAAAAAATCTTAA
- a CDS encoding DUF2461 domain-containing protein, with the protein MSITIPKETFFFYKELTINNNRDWFNEHKTEFKALEAKVKSAYNYLGELISTHDQIEKIKVFRIYRDIRFSKNKLPYKTHFGGSFTRKKPELRGGYYLHIQPNNESFIATGFWEPNKEDLLRIRKEFEMDDSEMRDILNNKTFSETWGNFVGDELKTAPKGFDRDHPAIDLIRRKQYIFIKKYSDEAVLEPNFLESVNDDFKKIRPFFDYMSDVLTTNLNGESIL; encoded by the coding sequence ATGAGTATTACCATACCAAAAGAGACTTTTTTTTTCTATAAAGAGTTAACCATAAACAATAATAGAGACTGGTTTAATGAACATAAAACTGAGTTTAAAGCCCTAGAAGCGAAAGTAAAATCTGCCTATAATTATTTAGGTGAGTTAATTAGCACTCACGACCAGATTGAAAAGATAAAAGTTTTTAGAATTTATAGAGATATTCGTTTTTCAAAAAATAAATTACCATATAAAACCCATTTTGGGGGCTCTTTTACAAGAAAAAAACCTGAATTAAGAGGAGGTTATTATTTGCATATTCAACCTAATAACGAATCGTTTATTGCAACAGGGTTTTGGGAGCCAAATAAGGAAGATTTACTACGAATTAGAAAAGAATTTGAGATGGACGATAGTGAGATGAGAGATATTCTTAATAATAAAACTTTTAGTGAAACCTGGGGCAATTTTGTTGGTGATGAACTAAAAACAGCACCAAAAGGCTTTGATAGAGATCATCCTGCTATAGATCTTATTCGTAGAAAGCAATACATCTTCATAAAAAAATACTCGGATGAAGCTGTGCTAGAGCCCAATTTTCTTGAGAGTGTAAATGATGATTTTAAGAAAATTAGACCTTTCTTTGATTACATGAGCGATGTGCTTACAACAAACCTAAACGGTGAATCTATTCTTTAA